The proteins below are encoded in one region of Drosophila santomea strain STO CAGO 1482 chromosome 3R, Prin_Dsan_1.1, whole genome shotgun sequence:
- the LOC120454429 gene encoding protein dalmatian isoform X1, which yields MVRTRPVPCAKSPDVSTATKRAPGRPKKLSIESILITTIRKPGRPKKLPIGADLTTTKRTPGRPKKLEIGADLTTTKRLPGRPKKLEIGAYLSTTKRSPGRPMKLSNEDIVTALTEPECRIRKCVVRLKRCKVQKGGAPEYSGNDAPDGDASTFEPARNSTMYVPPKVQKSTIPPVIKKKVPGPKTSPCRQGIESTSPSGPAAKTSPKKPSRFFHRDQASARTRSSVTRNVFEFLSQSQSDDENDRADPAADIIKRMVKAGKACVMVRSTKNGKTRAKRTAKKVRPVGKRRQISTKDMEPEPVKVASKPIEPRLQKPSRALSTIFEPEEDSSNDSEPGYVQPMEVPVQVHVESSTSKQAHDGAYSNLARSVMLNQTQALNSLTSPDRRRELINKARQLVSTPLNRKAPPVAEVSASTAALSPIVRQSSNAVSTAGGASPWRVSDESPLPNTFMFGFNTSQMPSYSSDPVQRRHVYVPDVPAEQSENIPHEESTCPPLHEQSHDSNANDSNEENQPPPTINTSVSINDRENAENAENFVHLPNPRRTLQKRTPFKDINILEVVTLPPWKKNVPATISKEITPTRVSAHPIATSSPAPRSQTRVNLFGFDEALACEDLPRKTTTPLKGISPTSVSFNREVTPALANRSQADINTSGCHEILSCENMPEESTKTRKSPSRNLFGFDEFITESEDAPANSNALSQNVSLHDKLHRLAELRPRDGELPQVSSTPNHSDYLGVHSKQMDIRDVFCSTMIALPPAVKRKAAALAARESIGLFRVDQDEPEQSFAEKQPRRTYVKERPQRKRKKRVQILYIESDSEDENEQDSHDKSLDSPQKKQQRAKRPRRDIEHEAKLQQFVTSFNKQCEEVEKFPVIIE from the exons aTGGTAAGAACACGGCCGGTGCCGTGTGCTAAGTCGCCTGATGTAAGCACCGCAACAAAACGCGCACCAGGGCGTCCCAAGAAACTGTCGATCGAATCTATATTGATCACAACGATACGCAAACCCGGGCGTCCAAAAAAACTGCCTATCGGAGCTGATTTAACCACAACGAAGCGAACACCCGGACGTCCTAAGAAACTGGAGATCGGAGCTGATTTGACCACAACAAAACGCTTACCCGGACGTCCTAAGAAACTGGAGATCGGAGCTTATTTGTCCACAACAAAACGCTCACCCGGACGTCCCATGAAACTATCAAACGAAGATATTGTGACTGCCTTAACCGAGCCGGAGTGTCGCATAAGAAAATGCGTGGTAAGATTAAAACGCTGTAAGGTACAAAAGGGTGGCGCACCCGAATATTCTGGAAATGATGCGCCTGATGGGGATGCTAGCACTTTTGAACCGGCTCGCAACTCGACGATGTACGTTCCTCCGAAGGTACAGAAATCCACGATACCCCCAGTTATCAAGAAGAAGGTGCCAG GTCCCAAAACATCACCATGTCGACAAGGCATAGAGAGTACGAGCCCTAGTGGACCAGCAGCAAAGACGTCGCCCAAAAAACCATCTCGCTTCTTTCACAGAGATCAGGCTTCAGCCAGAACACGATCATCGGTGACCCGCAACGTTTTCGAGTTTCTCTCGCAGTCCCAGAGCGATGATGAAAATGACAGGGCGGATCCCGCGGCAGACATTATTAAGCGGATGGTTAAAGCTGGAAAGGCCTGCGTTATGGTGAGGTCAACCAAAAACGGCAAAACAAGAGCCAAGAGAACTGCGAAGAAGGTCCGCCCTGTAGGTAAGCGAAGACAGATTTCGACAAAAGATATGGAGCCCGAGCCAGTAAAGGTTGCCTCCAAGCCCATAGAACCGCGCCTTCAAAAGCCATCACGCGCTTTGTCGACCATTTTCGAGCCCGAGGAAGATTCTAGCAACGATTCTGAGCCGGGGTACGTGCAGCCCATGGAAGTGCCTGTCCAGGTGCATGTCGAGTCGAGCACTTCCAAGCAAGCGCACGACGGAGCCTACAGTAATTTGGCCCGATCTGTAATGCTTAATCAGACTCAGGCGCTAAATTCACTGACATCCCCAGACAGACGTCGAGAGCTTATTAACAAGGCACGACAGTTGGTTAGCACGCCGCTGAATCGCAAGGCTCCTCCGGTGGCAGAAGTTAGTGCTTCCACCGCTGCATTATCGCCTATTGTCCGCCAGTCTTCCAATGCAGTTAGCACGGCAGGAGGGGCATCCCCCTGGCGCGTTTCCGACGAGTCCCCATTGCCAAATACGTTCATGTTTGGTTTCAACACCTCCCAGATGCCGTCGTACTCCAGTGATCCCGTGCAGAGGCGGCATGTCTATGTGCCAGATGTACCAGCAGAGCAATCGGAGAACATCCCTCATGAGGAATCCACTTGTCCGCCTTTGCACGAGCAAAGTCATGACTCAAATGCAAACGACTCAAATGAGGAGAACCAGCCCCCTCCCACAATTAACACATCAGTGTCGATCAATGACCGGGAAAACGCAGAGAATGCGGAGAACTTTGTGCACCTGCCGAATCCTCGGAGAACGCTGCAGAAACGGACGCCTTTTAAGGATATTAACATTCTAGAAGTAGTGACGCTGCCGCCTTGGAAGAAGAATGTGCCAGCCACTATTTCAAAAGAAATCACTCCTACGAGGGTGTCCGCTCATCCAATTGCGACTTCATCACCAGCGCCGCGCAGTCAAACGCGAGTGAATCTCTTTGGTTTTGACGAAGCTTTGGCATGTGAAGATTTACCTAGAAAAACAACTACTCCCTTAAAAGGTATTTCTCCCACAAGTGTGTCCTTTAACCGAGAAGTGACTCCTGCTTTAGCTAATCGTAGTCAAGCGGATATAAATACTTCCGGATGTCACGAAATATTGTCCTGTGAAAATATGCCTGAAGAGAGTACGAAGACACGAAAGTCACCTTCACGAAATCTCTTTGGATTCGATGAGTTTATCACCGAAAGCGAAGATGCGCCAGCCAATTCCAACGCGTTGAGTCAAAACGTGAGTCTGCATGATAAGCTGCATCGCCTGGCAGAGCTGCGACCCAGAGATggggagcttccacaagtatCATCCACCCCGAATCATTCCGATTATCTTGGGGTGCATTCGAAGCAAATGGATATCAGAGACGTGTTTTGCTCCACTATGATTGCGCTGCCCCCAGCGGTAAAACGGAAAGCTGCTGCACTGGCTGCGCGGGAATCGATAGGATTGTTTAGGGTTGACCAGGACGAGCCGGAGCAATCATTTGCCGAAAAG CAACCTAGACGAACTTATGTTAAGGAGCGACCGCAGCGTAAGCGGAAGAAGCGAGTGCAGATATTGTACATCGAGAGTGACAGTGAGGACGAGAACGAGCAGGACTCGCACGACAAAAGCTTAGATTCTCCGCAGAAGAAGCAGCAACGCGCTAAACGCCCACGCAGAGACATCGAGCATGAGGCTAAGTTGCAGCAGTTTGTCACCAGTTTTAACAAGCAATGTGAGGAAGTGGAAAAGTTCCCAGTGATCATTGAATAA
- the LOC120454429 gene encoding protein dalmatian isoform X2, with product MVRTRPVPCAKSPDVSTATKRAPGRPKKLSIESILITTIRKPGRPKKLPIGADLTTTKRTPGRPKKLEIGADLTTTKRLPGRPKKLEIGAYLSTTKRSPGRPMKLSNEDIVTALTEPECRIRKCVVRLKRCKVQKGGAPEYSGNDAPDGDASTFEPARNSTMYVPPKVQKSTIPPVIKKKVPGPKTSPCRQGIESTSPSGPAAKTSPKKPSRFFHRDQASARTRSSVTRNVFEFLSQSQSDDENDRADPAADIIKRMVKAGKACVMVRSTKNGKTRAKRTAKKVRPVGKRRQISTKDMEPEPVKVASKPIEPRLQKPSRALSTIFEPEEDSSNDSEPGYVQPMEVPVQVHVESSTSKQAHDGAYSNLARSVMLNQTQALNSLTSPDRRRELINKARQLVSTPLNRKAPPVAEVSASTAALSPIVRQSSNAVSTAGGASPWRVSDESPLPNTFMFGFNTSQMPSYSSDPVQRRHVYVPDVPAEQSENIPHEESTCPPLHEQSHDSNANDSNEENQPPPTINTSVSINDRENAENAENFVHLPNPRRTLQKRTPFKDINILEVVTLPPWKKNVPATISKEITPTRVSAHPIATSSPAPRSQTRVNLFGFDEALACEDLPRKTTTPLKGISPTSVSFNREVTPALANRSQADINTSGCHEILSCENMPEESTKTRKSPSRNLFGFDEFITESEDAPANSNALSQNVSLHDKLHRLAELRPRDGELPQVSSTPNHSDYLGVHSKQMDIRDVFCSTMIALPPAVKRKAAALAARESIGLFRVDQDEPEQSFAEKVRIIYKEAPAKRWINLKLRR from the exons aTGGTAAGAACACGGCCGGTGCCGTGTGCTAAGTCGCCTGATGTAAGCACCGCAACAAAACGCGCACCAGGGCGTCCCAAGAAACTGTCGATCGAATCTATATTGATCACAACGATACGCAAACCCGGGCGTCCAAAAAAACTGCCTATCGGAGCTGATTTAACCACAACGAAGCGAACACCCGGACGTCCTAAGAAACTGGAGATCGGAGCTGATTTGACCACAACAAAACGCTTACCCGGACGTCCTAAGAAACTGGAGATCGGAGCTTATTTGTCCACAACAAAACGCTCACCCGGACGTCCCATGAAACTATCAAACGAAGATATTGTGACTGCCTTAACCGAGCCGGAGTGTCGCATAAGAAAATGCGTGGTAAGATTAAAACGCTGTAAGGTACAAAAGGGTGGCGCACCCGAATATTCTGGAAATGATGCGCCTGATGGGGATGCTAGCACTTTTGAACCGGCTCGCAACTCGACGATGTACGTTCCTCCGAAGGTACAGAAATCCACGATACCCCCAGTTATCAAGAAGAAGGTGCCAG GTCCCAAAACATCACCATGTCGACAAGGCATAGAGAGTACGAGCCCTAGTGGACCAGCAGCAAAGACGTCGCCCAAAAAACCATCTCGCTTCTTTCACAGAGATCAGGCTTCAGCCAGAACACGATCATCGGTGACCCGCAACGTTTTCGAGTTTCTCTCGCAGTCCCAGAGCGATGATGAAAATGACAGGGCGGATCCCGCGGCAGACATTATTAAGCGGATGGTTAAAGCTGGAAAGGCCTGCGTTATGGTGAGGTCAACCAAAAACGGCAAAACAAGAGCCAAGAGAACTGCGAAGAAGGTCCGCCCTGTAGGTAAGCGAAGACAGATTTCGACAAAAGATATGGAGCCCGAGCCAGTAAAGGTTGCCTCCAAGCCCATAGAACCGCGCCTTCAAAAGCCATCACGCGCTTTGTCGACCATTTTCGAGCCCGAGGAAGATTCTAGCAACGATTCTGAGCCGGGGTACGTGCAGCCCATGGAAGTGCCTGTCCAGGTGCATGTCGAGTCGAGCACTTCCAAGCAAGCGCACGACGGAGCCTACAGTAATTTGGCCCGATCTGTAATGCTTAATCAGACTCAGGCGCTAAATTCACTGACATCCCCAGACAGACGTCGAGAGCTTATTAACAAGGCACGACAGTTGGTTAGCACGCCGCTGAATCGCAAGGCTCCTCCGGTGGCAGAAGTTAGTGCTTCCACCGCTGCATTATCGCCTATTGTCCGCCAGTCTTCCAATGCAGTTAGCACGGCAGGAGGGGCATCCCCCTGGCGCGTTTCCGACGAGTCCCCATTGCCAAATACGTTCATGTTTGGTTTCAACACCTCCCAGATGCCGTCGTACTCCAGTGATCCCGTGCAGAGGCGGCATGTCTATGTGCCAGATGTACCAGCAGAGCAATCGGAGAACATCCCTCATGAGGAATCCACTTGTCCGCCTTTGCACGAGCAAAGTCATGACTCAAATGCAAACGACTCAAATGAGGAGAACCAGCCCCCTCCCACAATTAACACATCAGTGTCGATCAATGACCGGGAAAACGCAGAGAATGCGGAGAACTTTGTGCACCTGCCGAATCCTCGGAGAACGCTGCAGAAACGGACGCCTTTTAAGGATATTAACATTCTAGAAGTAGTGACGCTGCCGCCTTGGAAGAAGAATGTGCCAGCCACTATTTCAAAAGAAATCACTCCTACGAGGGTGTCCGCTCATCCAATTGCGACTTCATCACCAGCGCCGCGCAGTCAAACGCGAGTGAATCTCTTTGGTTTTGACGAAGCTTTGGCATGTGAAGATTTACCTAGAAAAACAACTACTCCCTTAAAAGGTATTTCTCCCACAAGTGTGTCCTTTAACCGAGAAGTGACTCCTGCTTTAGCTAATCGTAGTCAAGCGGATATAAATACTTCCGGATGTCACGAAATATTGTCCTGTGAAAATATGCCTGAAGAGAGTACGAAGACACGAAAGTCACCTTCACGAAATCTCTTTGGATTCGATGAGTTTATCACCGAAAGCGAAGATGCGCCAGCCAATTCCAACGCGTTGAGTCAAAACGTGAGTCTGCATGATAAGCTGCATCGCCTGGCAGAGCTGCGACCCAGAGATggggagcttccacaagtatCATCCACCCCGAATCATTCCGATTATCTTGGGGTGCATTCGAAGCAAATGGATATCAGAGACGTGTTTTGCTCCACTATGATTGCGCTGCCCCCAGCGGTAAAACGGAAAGCTGCTGCACTGGCTGCGCGGGAATCGATAGGATTGTTTAGGGTTGACCAGGACGAGCCGGAGCAATCATTTGCCGAAAAGGTACGAATTATTTATAAGGAAGCTCCGGCTAAGCGTTGG ATTAACTTAAAACTGAGACGTTAA
- the LOC120454431 gene encoding ubiquitin thioesterase trabid: MCDTKDDAQKWKCEICTYENYPSSLKCTMCQASKPLLNEDIFRLSPAQESCTVAEEAAAVEVAVMSPTPSSTCYSLQPQSQARQSNVADSEKWPCKVCTYLNWPRSLRCVQCCTKRGGEAIERGNQDMDNEADADRAGEALQALRISGSEENLAHKPGQLIGATASNRLSLSPGIDDATHLNNLANASHNQSQSQHRQPVHQQQMQLQLQPQQHRESSSSAAVPPQQQKQCYVAKWACNSCTYENWPRSIKCSMCGKTREREISGSQSDLHASSSLNSQEENQQQPQQQPQQPNVDTVSVNNSFNKKHIYQLGSSETINNCDTLQERQERRQRQIRRQVDWQWLNACLGVVENNYSAVEAYLSCGGNPARSLTSTEIAALNRNSAFDVGHTLIHLAIRFHREEMLPMLLAQISGSGPGIKRVPSYVAPDLAADIRRHFANTLRLRKSGLPCHYVQKHATFALPAEIEELPIPIQEQLYDELLDRDAQKQLETPPPALNWSLEITARLSSRMFVLWNRSAGDCLLDSAMQATWGVFDRDNILRRALADTLHQCGHVFFTRWKEYEMLQASMLHFTLEDSQFEEDWSTLLSLASQPGSSLEQLHIFALAHILRRPIIVYGVKYVKSFRGEDIGYARFEGVYLPLFWDQNFCTKSPIALGYTRGHFCALVPMEPFTRIDGRRDDVEDVTYLPLMDCELKLLPIHFLTQSEVGNEESMMRQWLDVCVTDGGLLVAQQKLSKRPLLVAQMLEEWLNHYRRIAQVITAPFIRRPQITHYSSDGDSDEE; encoded by the exons ATGTGCGATACCAAAGACGATGCgcagaaatggaaatgtgaaATTTGCACCTACGAGAACTACCCATCCTCGCTGAAATGCACCATGTGCCAGGCGTCCAAGCCGCTGCTCAACGAGGACATCTTCCG TCTGAGTCCAGCCCAGGAAAGCTGCACCGTTGCGGAGGAGGCGGCTGCTGTGGAAGTGGCCGTAATGTCGCCCACACCCTCGTCCACGTGCTACTCGCTCCAGCCGCAGAGCCAGGCACGGCAGAGCAACGTGGCGGACAGCGAAAAGTGGCCCTGCAAGGTGTGCACCTATCTCAACTGGCCGCGCAGCTTGCGGTGCGTCCAGTGCTGCACGAAGCGCGGCGGCGAGGCCATAGAGCGTGGCAACCAGGACATGGATAACGAGGCAGATGCGGATCGTGCAGGGGAGGCACTGCAAGCCCTTCGCATCAGCGGGTCGGAGGAAAACCTGGCCCATAAGCCAGGTCAGCTCATCGGAGCCACGGCCTCCAATCGCTTGAGCCTTAGTCCTGGCATCGACGATGCCACGCATCTGAACAATCTCGCCAATGCATCCCACAACCAGTCGCAGTCCCAGCACCGTCAGCCTGTCCAtcagcagcagatgcagcttcagctgcagccgcagcaacatcGGGAATCCTCATCCTCCGCCGCCGTcccgccgcagcagcagaagcagtgcTATGTGGCCAAGTGGGCGTGTAAC TCGTGCACTTACGAAAACTGGCCGCGGAGCATCAAGTGCTCCATGTGCGGCAAGACGAGGGAGCGGGAGATTAGTGGGTCGCAGAGCGACTTGCACGCCTCATCCAGCCTAAACAGCCAGGAGGAGAATcagcagcaaccgcagcagcaaccgcagcagccAAACGTGGATACCGTCAGCGTCAATAACTCGTTCAATAAGAAGCACATCTACCAACTGG GTTCCTCGGAAACCATCAACAACTGTGATACGCTGCAAGAGCGGCAGGAGCGCCGCCAGCGTCAAATCCGACGACAGGTGGACTGGCAGTGGCTGAACGCCTGCCTGGGCGTCGTGGAGAACAACTACAGCGCTGTGGAGGCGTACCTCTCCTGCGGTGGCAATCCAGCCCGTTCGTTGACCAGCACCGAGATTGCCGCCCTCAACCGCAACTCGGCCTTCGACGTCGGCCACACCCTGATTCATCTGGCCATTCGTTTTCATCGCGAGGAGATGCTGCCGATGCTGCTGGCCCAGATCTCCGGTTCGGGGCCGGGCATCAAGCGCGTGCCGTCCTACGTGGCTCCCGACTTGGCAGCCGACATTCGACGCCACTTTGCCAATACCCTGCGCTTGCGCAAGTCCGGACTCCCCTGCCACTATGTGCAAAAGCACGCCACCTTCGCCCTCCCCGCCGAGATTGAGGAGCTGCCGATCCCCATACAGGAGCAGCTTTACGACGAGCTGCTCGACCGCGACGCGCAGAAACAACTGGAGACGCCACCGCCGGCCTTGAATTGGTCGCTGGAGATCACTGCTCGCCTCAGCTCTCGGATGTTCGTCCTGTGGAACCGCAGTGCGGGCGACTGCCTGCTGGATTCGGCCATGCAAGCCACCTGGGGCGTCTTCGATCGTGACAATATCCTGAGGCGGGCACTCGCCGACACACTGCACCAGTGCGGACACGT TTTCTTTACTCGCTGGAAAGAGTACGAGATGCTGCAAGCTTCGATGCTGCACTTTACGCTGGAGGACTCCCAGTTCGAGGAGGACTGGAGTACACTACTGTCATTGGCCAGCCAGCCCGGCTCGTCGCTGGAGCAACTGCACATCTTTGCGCTGGCGCACATCCTTCGGCGACCGATCATCGTGTACGGCGTAAAGTACGTCAAGAGTTTTCGTGGCGAGGACATTGGATATGCGCGTTTTGAAG GTGTCTACTTGCCTTTGTTCTGGGATCAAAACTTTTGCACAAAGTCACCGATAGCACTGGGCTACACACGCGGCCATTTCTGCGCCCTGGTACCCATGGAGCCATTCACTCGCATCGATGGGCGGCGTGACGATGTGGAGGACGTAACCTACCTCCCACTTATGGACTGCGAGCTGAAACTTTTGCCCATACATTTCCTTACACAATCGGAG GTTGGCAACGAGGAGTCGATGATGCGTCAATGGCTGGACGTGTGCGTGACTGATGGCGGCCTGCTGGTGGCGCAACAAAAGCTAAGCAAGCGTCCCTTGCTGGTCGCCCAGATGCTGGAGGAGTGGCTGAATCACTACCGCCGCATTGC ACAAGTGATAACGGCGCCTTTCATTCGTCGCCCCCAAATCACACACTACTCCAGTGATGGCGACTCGGATGAGGAGTAG